The following proteins are co-located in the Siansivirga zeaxanthinifaciens CC-SAMT-1 genome:
- a CDS encoding pyridoxine 5'-phosphate synthase, producing MTKLSVNINKIATLRNSRGGDVPNVVQFAKDVQRFGAEGVTIHPRPDERHIRYQDARDLKPVVYTEYNIEGNPVESFLKLVLEVKPTQVTLVPDAEDAITSNAGWDTIKHKDFLVDVIKEFQQNGIRTSIFVDPVLEQIEGAKATGTDRIELYTEAYAHQYGLGNKQAITPYFNSAKLANELGLGINAGHDLSLENIKFFKDEIPGLLEVSIGHALIAESLYLGVENVIQMYLHKLK from the coding sequence ATGACAAAGTTAAGTGTAAATATTAACAAGATAGCAACTTTAAGAAATTCCAGAGGTGGCGATGTGCCTAATGTTGTGCAGTTTGCAAAAGATGTACAGCGTTTTGGTGCCGAAGGTGTAACCATTCATCCAAGACCAGACGAACGCCACATTCGTTACCAGGATGCCCGCGATTTAAAACCTGTAGTTTATACAGAATATAATATCGAGGGAAACCCAGTAGAATCTTTTTTAAAATTAGTGTTAGAAGTTAAACCTACACAAGTTACTTTGGTGCCAGATGCCGAGGATGCTATAACCAGTAATGCAGGATGGGATACCATTAAACATAAAGATTTTTTAGTTGATGTTATAAAAGAGTTTCAACAAAACGGTATTAGAACATCCATATTTGTAGATCCTGTTTTAGAACAAATTGAAGGCGCAAAAGCTACTGGAACCGATAGAATCGAGTTATATACCGAAGCTTATGCACACCAATACGGATTAGGAAATAAACAGGCAATAACACCTTATTTTAACAGTGCTAAGTTAGCCAACGAATTAGGTTTGGGTATTAATGCAGGGCACGATTTGTCTCTAGAAAATATTAAATTTTTTAAAGATGAAATTCCTGGATTGTTAGAAGTATCCATAGGGCACGCCTTAATTGCAGAAAGTTTGTACTTAGGCGTTGAAAATGTTATTCAAATGTATTTACATAAATTAAAATAA
- a CDS encoding NAD kinase encodes MKIAVFGRFYNATTTISVERLFSFLLEKNIDAYIETEFFNIIKKESPNIDDYRAFKTFDTLDKSFDLLVSIGGDGTILRAIVFVKDIGIPIIGINTGRLGFLATIQVDQIEKAIQNIIDGKYKISERSLLSIETSPENETITELNFALNEIAVSRKNTTSMITVETHLNDEYLTSYWSDGLIISTPTGSTGYSLSCGGPVITPDTNSFILTPIAPHNLSARPLIIPDSTEIKLRVSGREDNHLVSLDSRIATLDNGTLITIKKADFKIKMIDLLNESFLGTLRKKLLWGEDNRN; translated from the coding sequence ATGAAGATTGCCGTATTTGGTCGATTTTACAATGCAACTACAACCATATCTGTAGAACGTTTATTTAGTTTTTTACTAGAAAAAAATATTGATGCCTACATTGAAACAGAGTTTTTCAACATCATTAAAAAAGAATCACCAAATATTGACGATTACCGCGCGTTTAAAACCTTCGATACCTTAGATAAATCTTTCGACCTTTTGGTAAGTATTGGTGGCGATGGTACTATTTTAAGAGCTATAGTTTTTGTTAAAGATATAGGCATTCCCATTATTGGAATTAATACCGGGCGCCTCGGCTTTTTAGCTACCATACAAGTCGATCAAATTGAAAAAGCCATTCAAAATATAATTGATGGTAAATATAAAATATCAGAGCGCAGTTTATTATCTATAGAAACATCGCCCGAGAACGAAACAATAACAGAATTAAACTTTGCCTTAAACGAAATTGCTGTAAGCCGTAAAAATACAACCTCGATGATTACCGTAGAAACGCATTTAAACGATGAGTATTTAACATCGTATTGGAGCGACGGACTCATAATTTCTACTCCAACGGGCTCTACCGGATACTCCTTAAGTTGCGGTGGCCCCGTTATAACGCCAGATACCAATAGTTTTATATTAACGCCAATTGCACCACACAACTTAAGTGCGCGACCTTTAATAATACCCGATTCTACAGAAATAAAACTACGTGTTTCAGGCCGCGAAGACAACCACTTGGTTTCATTAGATTCTCGCATTGCAACCCTAGATAATGGTACTTTAATTACCATTAAAAAAGCCGATTTTAAAATTAAAATGATAGACCTTTTAAATGAAAGTTTCTTGGGCACGCTAAGAAAAAAGCTGCTTTGGGGTGAAGACAACAGAAATTAA
- a CDS encoding isoprenyl transferase has translation MNLKAHVLDNKLPKHIAIIMDGNGRWAKQKGMMRAFGHENGTKSVREVVEACAELGIENLTLYAFSTENWNRPKLEVQTLMKLLVSALKKEIKTLQDNNIKLSAIGNLNTLPNNVSKELHEVMDQTSQNNRMTLTLALSYGSREELINTVKEISIKVKNNIISPEIIDESIINEHLYTQNLPDVDLLIRTSGEQRISNFLLWQIAYAELYFTSILWPDFTKQHLYEAIIEYQKRERRFGKTSEQLS, from the coding sequence ATGAATTTAAAAGCACACGTTCTCGATAATAAATTACCAAAACACATCGCCATAATTATGGATGGCAACGGGCGTTGGGCAAAACAAAAAGGCATGATGCGCGCTTTTGGTCATGAAAATGGCACAAAATCTGTTCGAGAAGTTGTTGAAGCTTGTGCCGAACTAGGCATTGAAAATTTAACTTTATACGCCTTCTCTACCGAAAACTGGAACAGACCAAAACTAGAAGTACAAACCCTAATGAAGCTGTTAGTTTCTGCACTTAAAAAAGAAATTAAAACGCTTCAGGACAACAATATAAAACTTTCTGCCATTGGCAATTTAAATACCTTACCTAACAATGTTTCTAAAGAACTCCATGAGGTAATGGACCAAACCAGCCAAAATAATAGAATGACTTTAACGCTGGCTTTAAGCTATGGATCTCGGGAAGAATTAATAAATACTGTTAAAGAGATTAGTATTAAAGTTAAAAATAATATAATTTCGCCCGAAATAATTGATGAATCAATTATAAATGAGCATCTTTACACGCAAAATTTACCAGATGTAGACCTGCTTATTAGAACTAGTGGAGAGCAACGCATAAGTAATTTTTTACTTTGGCAAATTGCATATGCTGAATTGTATTTTACGAGCATTTTATGGCCCGATTTTACCAAACAGCATTTATACGAAGCTATTATTGAATATCAAAAAAGAGAACGACGATTTGGGAAAACAAGTGAACAACTCAGTTAA
- a CDS encoding CBS domain-containing protein, whose product MNLSEYIINDIKPLDRSSKISDLQLLFNQLTFTHIPIKDSNNVFMGSFSETDAHCFESNKSLAEYQYAIEDFFVRDTTQWLDVIEAFAKNSTNILPVLNDKNEYLGYFELNDIISLFSETPFFAEAGGVIVVEKGINDYSFSEISQIVESNNGKLLGAFISNMTSDLVQITLKIGSLGLNEIIQHLRRYSYNIISEHEEDSYIESLKDRSDYLNKYLNI is encoded by the coding sequence ATGAATTTATCTGAATACATTATTAACGATATAAAACCACTTGACAGAAGTAGTAAAATAAGTGATTTACAACTTTTGTTTAATCAGCTTACGTTTACCCATATTCCTATTAAAGATAGCAATAATGTTTTTATGGGTAGTTTTTCTGAAACCGATGCCCATTGTTTCGAGAGTAACAAATCGCTTGCAGAATACCAATATGCTATTGAAGATTTTTTTGTTAGGGATACAACACAATGGTTAGATGTTATTGAAGCCTTTGCGAAGAATTCGACAAATATTCTTCCTGTTTTAAACGATAAAAACGAATATTTAGGCTATTTCGAACTTAATGATATTATTAGTTTATTTAGCGAAACACCGTTTTTTGCGGAAGCTGGCGGTGTAATTGTGGTAGAAAAAGGTATTAATGATTACTCATTTAGTGAAATTAGCCAGATTGTAGAATCGAACAACGGAAAATTATTAGGCGCTTTTATTTCTAATATGACTTCCGATTTGGTTCAAATTACATTAAAAATTGGAAGCTTAGGCCTAAACGAGATCATTCAACACTTAAGACGCTACAGTTATAACATCATTTCTGAACATGAAGAAGATAGCTATATCGAGAGTTTAAAAGACCGATCGGATTACCTAAACAAATATTTAAACATTTAA
- the porG gene encoding type IX secretion system protein PorG has protein sequence MRYLIVLILSVLSIQISHSQINELGVFLGGSNFIGDVGATDYIAPNQFAFGGIYKWNRSKRHSYRASIIFSELEGIDTNSDDPRRIQRGYEFNSNILELSIGMEFTFVDFNLHSGTKVATPYLFAGISGAHHDNHYFLNGVQTNENASSWAFGIPMGLGFKTSFVEGFILGIEIGARYTFSDELDGSLPSKPENQPYRFGNINNNDWYMFTGITLTYTFGENPCYCFN, from the coding sequence ATGAGGTATTTAATAGTATTGATATTAAGCGTTTTAAGCATTCAAATAAGTCATTCTCAAATAAATGAACTAGGCGTTTTTTTAGGCGGAAGTAACTTTATTGGAGATGTGGGCGCTACCGATTATATTGCTCCCAATCAATTTGCGTTTGGTGGTATTTATAAATGGAATCGCAGTAAAAGACACTCCTACAGAGCATCGATTATTTTTAGTGAACTAGAAGGTATCGATACAAATTCAGACGATCCCAGACGCATTCAACGTGGTTATGAATTTAATTCCAACATATTAGAACTTTCAATAGGTATGGAATTTACGTTTGTAGATTTCAACTTGCATTCTGGAACTAAAGTAGCAACACCTTATTTATTTGCAGGCATTTCCGGTGCTCACCACGACAACCATTACTTTTTAAACGGGGTGCAAACCAACGAAAATGCCTCTAGCTGGGCCTTTGGAATTCCTATGGGCTTAGGTTTTAAAACATCTTTTGTGGAAGGTTTTATTTTAGGTATAGAAATTGGTGCCCGTTACACGTTTTCAGACGAATTAGACGGAAGCCTACCAAGTAAACCAGAAAACCAACCGTACAGATTTGGAAATATTAATAATAATGATTGGTATATGTTTACAGGAATAACCTTAACTTATACCTTTGGAGAAAATCCATGTTACTGTTTCAATTAA